The sequence CCTCGTCGGGCATCAGGCGCCGGTCGATACCGAGGCTGCACGTAGGTGCGACCACCGAAATGCCCTGCCCGCCTTGAATGGTGCCGACGTTCCAGGTTCCGGATCCGAGTAGGCCGTCGGCCTCCATCGCCAGCTGCTGATGATCGAACCGGATGAGATCGACGATCGAGGCGGCCGCCTCGATGGCGTTGCGTCCGTCGGCCGGACGGCCGGAATGTGCGGCGCGACCGGTGATGTCGATCTCGATGTAGGAGGCGCCCCGGCAGCCGCGGACCACGGTCAGATCGGTGGGTTCGGCGACGATGCAACCGGCGAACGAGTGCTCCGGTTGGCGGGTGACGAAGTCGCGGACACCGATACCGTGTTCTTCCTCGTCGACGGTGCAGACCAGTTGCACCGGCCCCGACAGCTCGGCCCCGTAGGCCGACGCGTGCGACAGCGCCTGCATCGCGATCACCGCCGCGGCCAGCCCGCCCTTCATGTCTGTCGTGCCTCGTCCGTAGATCCGCCCGTCGGCCACCCGAGGGCGATACGGATCGGACGTCCAGCCGGGACCGGCCGGGACGACGTCGGAGTGGCCGAGGAGCATCAGACCGGGCCCGTCACCGGCCGGCAGCGTCGCCACCAGGTTCGGACGCTCCGGGGCCACGTCGTGGGTGGTCACCGTGAAGCCTGCCGAACGACATGCCTTCTGCAGCACGTCGACCGCGGCGCCTTCGGTGCCGCCCG is a genomic window of Gordonia sp. SID5947 containing:
- a CDS encoding M20 family metallopeptidase, which gives rise to MKGDAVSLTEAEAGVLSHINADTIAMLTASMVEAASENPGGTEGAAVDVLQKACRSAGFTVTTHDVAPERPNLVATLPAGDGPGLMLLGHSDVVPAGPGWTSDPYRPRVADGRIYGRGTTDMKGGLAAAVIAMQALSHASAYGAELSGPVQLVCTVDEEEHGIGVRDFVTRQPEHSFAGCIVAEPTDLTVVRGCRGASYIEIDITGRAAHSGRPADGRNAIEAAASIVDLIRFDHQQLAMEADGLLGSGTWNVGTIQGGQGISVVAPTCSLGIDRRLMPDEDPHEIAERLRAAIRESAIDTDGVTVEVRVTMEMPGFATPAEHPLVATTVSAVTDAGRTTSVGGWSAACDGGFVHRDLGVPAIVFGPGDIHAEAHQPDESVLIADLESAARAYALTALRLLR